Proteins co-encoded in one Haloarcula pelagica genomic window:
- the glmS gene encoding methylaspartate mutase subunit S → MPRTVILGVIGSDAHVVGITILEQALSAAGFEVVNLGVQTSQAEFVDAAKAHDAEAVLVSSLYGHARQDCEGFHDRLDAAGLDVWTYVGGNLAVGQDDFEETRRTFRGMGFDRVFDAETDPEEAIAALRQDLELTTAETDRVSVEG, encoded by the coding sequence ATGCCCCGGACCGTCATCCTCGGCGTGATTGGCTCCGACGCACACGTCGTCGGTATCACGATTCTCGAGCAGGCGCTTTCGGCCGCTGGCTTCGAGGTCGTCAACCTCGGCGTCCAGACTTCACAGGCCGAGTTCGTCGACGCTGCGAAAGCGCACGACGCCGAGGCTGTACTGGTCTCCTCGCTGTACGGGCACGCCCGGCAGGACTGTGAGGGCTTCCACGACCGCCTCGACGCGGCCGGACTCGATGTCTGGACCTACGTCGGCGGCAACCTCGCGGTCGGCCAGGACGACTTCGAGGAGACTCGGCGGACGTTCCGCGGGATGGGCTTCGACCGGGTCTTCGACGCCGAGACCGACCCCGAGGAGGCCATCGCGGCGCTCCGGCAGGATCTGGAGCTGACGACGGCCGAGACAGACCGCGTCAGCGTCGAGGGCTGA